One Anolis carolinensis isolate JA03-04 chromosome 5, rAnoCar3.1.pri, whole genome shotgun sequence DNA segment encodes these proteins:
- the asb5 gene encoding ankyrin repeat and SOCS box protein 5 isoform X1, with amino-acid sequence MTVVEETRPFAQQLSNVYFTILSLFCFKLFVKISLAILSHFYIVKGNRKEAARIAAEFYGIPQEQGSWADRSPLHEAASQGRLLSLKTLIAQGYNVDALTIDQVTPLHEACLGDHVGCARLLLEAGANVNATTIDGMTPLFHACSRGSAPCVELLLEYGAKAQWETCLPSPTHEAASRGHSDCLELLISWGIDVDQDIPHLGTPLYVACISQHKQCVRKLLYSGANVQKGKFLETPLHAAARQSNPEIISMLLDFGADINAKNTEFERPIDVASPSTLVERVLLLHEATPCSLCQLCRLRIRNYIGRARLHLVPQLQLPTILKDFLQYR; translated from the exons ATGACTGTCGTAGAGGAAACTCGTCCGTTCGCCCAACAACTATCCAATGTATACTTTACGATACTTTCACTTTTCTGCTTTAAGCTCTTCGTGAAAATCAGCCTGGCAATACTAAGCCATTTCTATATTGTAAAAGGGAACCGTAAAGAGGCAGCAAGAATAGCTGCTGAGTTTTATGGAATTCCTCAAGAACAAG GTTCTTGGGCAGATCGTTCGCCATTACATGAAGCAGCAAGTCAAGGCCGCCTTCTTTCTCTAAAGACTTTAATTGCACAG GGATATAATGTTGATGCTCTAACCATTGACCAAGTGACTCCACTTCATGAAGCCTGCCTGGGAGATCATGTGGGATGTGCTAGACTCCTTCTTGAAGCGGGAGCAAAT GTGAATGCTACGACGATTGATGGAATGACCCCCCTCTTCCATGCATGCTCAAGAGGAAGTGCACCTTGTGTAGAGCTTCTTTTGGAGTATGGGGCCAAGGCTCAGTGGGAGACATGTCTTCCTTCACCGACCCATGAAGCAGCCAGCAGAG GCCATAGTGATTGTCTGGAACTGCTGATCTCTTGGGGCATAGATGTTGACCAAGATATTCCTCACCTCGGAACCCCTCTATATGTGGCTTGCATTTCACAGCACAAACAATGTGTCCGGAAGCTTCTTTATTCAG GTGCAAATGTACAAAAAGGAAAATTTTTGGAAACTCCATTACATGCAGCTGCAAGGCAATCCAATCCAGAAATAATAAGCATGCTTCTTGACTTTGGGGCAGATATAAATGCCAAAAATACAGAGTTTGAACGACCTATAGATGTAGCTTCTCCCAGCACTTTGGTGGAAAGAGTATTGCTTCTTCATGAAG CTACTCCGTGTTCTCTTTGCCAGCTGTGTCGGCTACGTATTCGAAACTACATTGGGAGAGCCAGGTTGCATCTTGTACCACAACTCCAGTTGCCCACGATACTGAAAGACTTCTTACAGTATAGATAA
- the asb5 gene encoding ankyrin repeat and SOCS box protein 5 isoform X2: MSTNTAVVRSCNKQNPSKRSLERIIGECPAKRKASWGILTSQGSWADRSPLHEAASQGRLLSLKTLIAQGYNVDALTIDQVTPLHEACLGDHVGCARLLLEAGANVNATTIDGMTPLFHACSRGSAPCVELLLEYGAKAQWETCLPSPTHEAASRGHSDCLELLISWGIDVDQDIPHLGTPLYVACISQHKQCVRKLLYSGANVQKGKFLETPLHAAARQSNPEIISMLLDFGADINAKNTEFERPIDVASPSTLVERVLLLHEATPCSLCQLCRLRIRNYIGRARLHLVPQLQLPTILKDFLQYR; encoded by the exons ATGTCCACCAATACTGCGGTTGTGAGGAGCTGCAATAAACAGAATCCCTCAAAGAGAAGCCTAGAACGCATCATAGGGGAATGTCCTGCAAAACGAAAAGCTAGCTGGGGTATTCTCACCAGCCAAG GTTCTTGGGCAGATCGTTCGCCATTACATGAAGCAGCAAGTCAAGGCCGCCTTCTTTCTCTAAAGACTTTAATTGCACAG GGATATAATGTTGATGCTCTAACCATTGACCAAGTGACTCCACTTCATGAAGCCTGCCTGGGAGATCATGTGGGATGTGCTAGACTCCTTCTTGAAGCGGGAGCAAAT GTGAATGCTACGACGATTGATGGAATGACCCCCCTCTTCCATGCATGCTCAAGAGGAAGTGCACCTTGTGTAGAGCTTCTTTTGGAGTATGGGGCCAAGGCTCAGTGGGAGACATGTCTTCCTTCACCGACCCATGAAGCAGCCAGCAGAG GCCATAGTGATTGTCTGGAACTGCTGATCTCTTGGGGCATAGATGTTGACCAAGATATTCCTCACCTCGGAACCCCTCTATATGTGGCTTGCATTTCACAGCACAAACAATGTGTCCGGAAGCTTCTTTATTCAG GTGCAAATGTACAAAAAGGAAAATTTTTGGAAACTCCATTACATGCAGCTGCAAGGCAATCCAATCCAGAAATAATAAGCATGCTTCTTGACTTTGGGGCAGATATAAATGCCAAAAATACAGAGTTTGAACGACCTATAGATGTAGCTTCTCCCAGCACTTTGGTGGAAAGAGTATTGCTTCTTCATGAAG CTACTCCGTGTTCTCTTTGCCAGCTGTGTCGGCTACGTATTCGAAACTACATTGGGAGAGCCAGGTTGCATCTTGTACCACAACTCCAGTTGCCCACGATACTGAAAGACTTCTTACAGTATAGATAA
- the asb5 gene encoding ankyrin repeat and SOCS box protein 5 isoform X3, which translates to MSRIYNCDWLETPWGDGDLGSWADRSPLHEAASQGRLLSLKTLIAQGYNVDALTIDQVTPLHEACLGDHVGCARLLLEAGANVNATTIDGMTPLFHACSRGSAPCVELLLEYGAKAQWETCLPSPTHEAASRGHSDCLELLISWGIDVDQDIPHLGTPLYVACISQHKQCVRKLLYSGANVQKGKFLETPLHAAARQSNPEIISMLLDFGADINAKNTEFERPIDVASPSTLVERVLLLHEATPCSLCQLCRLRIRNYIGRARLHLVPQLQLPTILKDFLQYR; encoded by the exons ATGAGCAGGATTTATAATTGCGATTGGCTGGAaaccccctggggagatggagatTTAG GTTCTTGGGCAGATCGTTCGCCATTACATGAAGCAGCAAGTCAAGGCCGCCTTCTTTCTCTAAAGACTTTAATTGCACAG GGATATAATGTTGATGCTCTAACCATTGACCAAGTGACTCCACTTCATGAAGCCTGCCTGGGAGATCATGTGGGATGTGCTAGACTCCTTCTTGAAGCGGGAGCAAAT GTGAATGCTACGACGATTGATGGAATGACCCCCCTCTTCCATGCATGCTCAAGAGGAAGTGCACCTTGTGTAGAGCTTCTTTTGGAGTATGGGGCCAAGGCTCAGTGGGAGACATGTCTTCCTTCACCGACCCATGAAGCAGCCAGCAGAG GCCATAGTGATTGTCTGGAACTGCTGATCTCTTGGGGCATAGATGTTGACCAAGATATTCCTCACCTCGGAACCCCTCTATATGTGGCTTGCATTTCACAGCACAAACAATGTGTCCGGAAGCTTCTTTATTCAG GTGCAAATGTACAAAAAGGAAAATTTTTGGAAACTCCATTACATGCAGCTGCAAGGCAATCCAATCCAGAAATAATAAGCATGCTTCTTGACTTTGGGGCAGATATAAATGCCAAAAATACAGAGTTTGAACGACCTATAGATGTAGCTTCTCCCAGCACTTTGGTGGAAAGAGTATTGCTTCTTCATGAAG CTACTCCGTGTTCTCTTTGCCAGCTGTGTCGGCTACGTATTCGAAACTACATTGGGAGAGCCAGGTTGCATCTTGTACCACAACTCCAGTTGCCCACGATACTGAAAGACTTCTTACAGTATAGATAA